In Lacinutrix sp. Bg11-31, the DNA window ATGCTGTTTTTATTAAAAGCTAAATTGATTCGAGATAGTGTAAGTTTAAAAATAGATTAAGCTTTAGCTCCTAGAAATGATTATTATCATTTCTTTAATTTGTTTTACAACCTCTCTATTATAAAATAAGAGTGTCTATAAAATAATGAAGAGCAATAACCAAGTTAATTTACGTCTAGAACTATACTAAAATTATAAGTTAGAGTTGTTCTTTTTATGAGTTTCTAAATGATGCTTCAATAATTGTTTTAAACTTTCTAAATAATCTTGCATAGTAGTCTCATTCATTTCTGGATGTGCAATCGTTGGAATAGTCATTGGGTTCTCGTCTAAAGTTCTATACAATTCAGGATAATTAGTTTCAATGTTTAGTGTTAATCTTGTAATGTCTGTGAGTATATTTTGTAGTTTTTTCATTTTTAATTGTATTTCCATATTGCTTTAGAGGTGTTATTTTCAAGCGCTTTTTTTGTTATTTTAAAAACTGTTTTTCGAATATTTCTCACCCATTTAATAAACTCTGAAACTTCATCTTCTAAATATTCGTGTTCAGTTCTAAAAAAAATAGCATCGTAAGTTAAGGGTTGCTTTATGAGTTTGGATAATTGCTTAAAGTTAATTTGTATTCGAATTGATAAAAGATCAGATTGGTTTAATAAAGACAATAATTCTATTTGTAATTCCCTTATTTCGTCTAAATTTTCTACTATTAGAAGCTTCACAAAATGGTTATCTATTAAACGAATAAGAAACTCTAAATCTTGTTTAATAAACTCTATCTCTTCGTTCCAGTCTTGAGTTAAAGCATAAAGATCTTGCCAGTTTGCTTTTTGTATATAATTGCCTTTAGGTCTTATTCTGTAACTATCCATAGTACCATTATTTTAGTTATAGCATTAAAGGTACTTTGAGATATTGTATTTTAAAATGACCAATATCATAAACTAAAAAGTTGTAATTTTTGTTTAACTAATAATACGTCCATCACCCATTTCTATAATTCGATCTGTACGTTTTGCAAAATCGTCGTCATGAGTTACTATTAATAATGAAAGGTTTTGCTCCTCGCTTAATTGCTTAAAAATATTAAATACATTATCTGCATTATGGCTGTCTAGATTTCCAGTAGGCTCGTCTCCCATAATTATAGACGGGTTATTTATTATAGCACGAGCAATAGCAACACGTTGTTTCTCTCCTCCAGAAATACGAGATGCTCTTTTTTTTGCTAAATGCTCAATATTTAAAATTTTAAGTTTTTGTATGGCATCATATTCAATTTCTTGAAGTGATTTTTCAGCTAATTTTTTAGCTGGAAGCATAACATTTTCTAATACTGAAAATTCGGAAAGCAGATAATGAAACTGAAAAACAAAACCAATATGCTTATTTCTTATATAAGATAATTTGTTTCTACTTTGACCAGTGATTAATTCATTATTTAAAAACAATTCGCCTTCGTAATCGGTATCCATAGTAGATAAAATATAGAGTAGTGTCGATTTTCCACAACCAGATTTTCCCATAATGGAAGTAAATTCGCCTTCACTTATTTTAAAGTTAATATCTTTAAGCACATGAAATTCTACAGGCTTTCTAAAAAACTTATTTATATGTCTTGCTTCAAGAATAGTTTTCATGTTATTGGCCTCTTATAATTTCTATAGGATCTATTTTTTTTGCTTTTTTAGATGGTAAGTAACCTGCTAAAAAGGTAGAAATAATAGCAAACGTAAAACCAATAATATAGTACCATATGTTAAAGTCTATTGGGTAAGTTTCTACTGTAGGTAGTGCTTCCGTTTTAAACGGAATAGTGTTTATTATGTTAGTAAAAATTAAACCTAATAATAAGCCTAAAACACCACCAACAAAACCAATTATCATCGCTTGGCTCATAAAAATAAGCTGAACATCTTTACCAGAAAAACCTGTAGCTTTTAAAATGGCAATATCATTCATTTTTTCATAAATAAGCATGTTTAAAATATTATAAATTCCAAAACCAGCAACAATAAGCAATGTTAAGGAAACAGCATAAGTAATAAGGTTTCTAATGTTTGTACCAGTTTCAAATTGGGCATTTGCCGTATTAATATCTATAGCTGTTAGGTTAAATTGCTTTTCAATTTTTTTAGATAGTGGTAAAGCTTTATCAATATCATGCAGTTTTACATTAATATCTGTAATATAATTTTGTGTTTCACCTAAAATACGCTGTACTGTTTTAATATTTGTAAAGCTTTGTATTGCATCCAAATCTGCAATACCACTTTGGTAAAATCCTACAATTTTTAAAGGAAATAGACCACCATTTATTGGGCTAACTTGTACGCGGTCGCCAACTTTTAAAGCCATTTTATTGGCAATACCAATACCCAATAAAATACTGTTATCGGTGTTTTGTAAAGCTTCTGCTGAGCCTTCAACAATATAATCACTCATATTAAAATAGGTTGCTTCTTCAACAGGTTGTATTCCTATTAAATTACCACCTAATTCAATAGGTCCAGCGATATAAAATATTTGTGTTTTTATTTGTGGAAGTACGCCAAGTACATTTTCGTTTTTCTTTAAATAAGAAATAATTGGTACTGCATTATGGATTTTCTTTTGAGTGTGTTTTGGTTTTATGGAATGGATAATGTTTATGCTATTTTCAAAATCAGTATATAAAGAAATGGGTTGTTTTTTTGTAGGTTCGATCTCATTGTAAATGTGAATATGTGGTGTTTGATTTAATATTAAATCATCCAACATGGAGTTTAAACCAGTCATAAACGAAACCAAAGTAATGTATGCGCAAATACCAAAAGTTACACCAAGTGCAGCTGTTAACGTTTGTTTGATTTTAGTTAACAAGTGCGTTTTGGCAATATTTAATATAACTTTCCAGTTAATCATTCTGTTGGTTTATAGAGGTATGTTTTTGCTGTAACTCCCGAAAGTACTTCAATAAATTCCATGTTTAATAAACCTGTTTCAATAGTAATAATACCATTGTCAGTTTTAACTTTATTATTTTCTATGAGATAACTTTTAGGAATAGTTAAAGCATTTTCTTTCTGTAAAATAATAATATTTGCTTCACCAGATAATCCTGGATATAACGTTTTTGGTGGCATATCGAAAATAGCTTCTAGTGTAAAGGTTTGATTGCGTTCGTCTTTTTGAGGATAGATTTTTGATATTTTCCCAGTAAAAATTTCATTAGCATAAGCGTCTAAAGTAATGAGTGTTTTTTGTCCTTTGTTAATTTTTACAATATCTACTTCGTCAACCAATAATTTAATTAAAAAATTTTTAGCGCTACCTATTGCAGCCAATGGTTCTATTGTATTTACAATCTCACCAGATTCTTTATATAGCGCGTAAATTTTACCATTTATAGCACTTGTTACTGTGAAATCTTTAGTTGTAATTAGTGAAGATTTATAATTATTATTTGCCCTATTCACAGCATTTTGAAGCTCTTTTTTTGTGCGATTATATTTGCTAACTAATAATTTTAAGTTGTTTTGAGAGAGTTCGTAGGTTAATTTTTTAGTGTCGAGTTGCACTTTAGAACCAATTTTTTGTTCCCATAAATTTTTTTGTCTGTAAAAATTAATAGAATCGTTACTTAAACTAAGTTTAACTGCACTAATTTCATCTTTAATAGCATCTAAAATTGCTGTACTACCACTATAATTTTCTTTAGCAAAGTCTAAAGCTAGTTTTGCGTTATCTGTATTAAGTTTTGGTGTGTTATTTATAACTTGAATAATAGGTTGGTTTTTAGAAACTATTGCGCCTTCTTCAACCATGTTTTTATCTAATAATCCAGCAACAGCAGCATAAACTTTATATAAGCTGTCTGGCTGTATTGTTGCAGATGTATAAACAGATTCTGTAATTGTTCTTTTTTTCGGAAGGATTTTTTCTTCATTTTTAGAACAAGAAAATGTAGCGAAAATAAGAAGTATAACTATAATTTTTGAGTGCATTTTAATTATTCATTTTTGATAAAATAACAACAAATAATTAATGATTAAAATGACATTAATCATTCTATTATAAATCGTGAACTATTCGTTTTTTTTGAGGTTCTTGATCGTACTATAATAATAACAAATTCAACAACTTTTTTTGAGCACTTATAATTCTTTTTCTTTAGCAGAAAAAACGATGTCAATTCCTTTTGTAGTGCCAATTCTATCTGCTCCAGCATGAATAAATGAAACAGCTTCTTCTTTATTATAAATACCTCCTGATGCTTTAATTTTTGTATTGTCTCCTATTGCAGAACGAATCATTTGTATGTCTTTTAATTGTGCGCCATTGCTACCAAAGCCAGTTGATGTTTTAATATAATCTGCATTAGCCATTTTACAAATGTCGCAAACAATTCTAATTTCATATTTATTTAAATAACAGGTTTCAATTATTACTTTTAGAATGTGATCTCCTATTGCTTTTTTTACTGCAGATATATCACGACGTACTTCTTTTGTTAATTCAGATTTAAAGAGACCAATATTCATGACCATTTCAATTTCGTCTGCGCCATCTTTAATTGCTTTTTTAGCTTCTTCAATTTTTGCTTTTGTTGAGGCTGCACCTAAAGGAAAACCAACTGTTGCACAGACTTTAATTTTAGAGTTTTTTAAGGCATTAAAAGCACAGGTTACCCAATAACTATTAACACAAACCGAATAGAAATTGTATTGTTTAGCTTCATCACAAAGTTTTAGAATATCATCTCGCGTCGCAGTTGGCTTTAATAATGTATGGTCTATGTACTTGTTAATTTCTTTCATTACTTGTGTGCGTTAATAACGTTGATAATGACGTCCTTTTGTAATACTCCAGATTGCCTCCAAATTTGTTTTTTATTCTTAAAAAGTAATAGTGTTGGTACACCTCGAACATTGTATTTTGATGCCAATGCTTTATTCTTATCGACATCAATTTTTATAATTTTCACACTGTCGCCTAAATTTTCTTTTACTTGTTTTAAAATAGGAGCCAAGGCTTTACAAGGGCCACACCATTCTGCAAAAAAGTCGACTAAAACTGGTGTATCACTATCTATAATAGAATTAAAGTTGTTTTTCATTATTTATTAAGTGTTTTATTTATTTAATATAACCTTCTTTCTTTTTGTAAATCTAGCAGTTTTTCTTTTCTTTTAAAGTCAATTAAAGCATAAAACAGCCAACTAAAAGCACCAATAAAAAGAATGCGTTGCGTTAATCCTTTATACTCTGGAAACTCGAGCATTAAATAAGATGAAACTAAAGCGAGTAAAAACATTAATATGGTTTTAATTTTATCATTAGTTTCTTTTAAAACGAGTAAAAAGAGCAAACAAAATAAGCAAAAAGCAAAGCCAGTTATGCTTGAAAACATAGAATGAAAAGCATCTTGCGTGTAATTATAATTATAAATCTTGTAAAAAGGTCCTGCCATTTCAAAAATACCAGTTAGTATAAATGAGAAGCAAAAGAAAAACAATCCAATGTTTTGCAACACGTTAGTTTTTAATGTCTTTATGCCAAGAAAAAATGTAGCAGTACCAAGTAAAATAATTACACTATTAGCAATCCAATTACCAGGAGCATTTTGGCTTCCAAGTTCGCTAACCGAATTTTCAATAATAGAATACCCTTGAAAAGAAAATAATGGCAATAAAAACATTACTGCTAAAAATAGCAGATATATTATTGCATATATAACACCAAATAATCTCATTTTAGAATACTAATGGGTTTAAATCGTATTTCTTAATAACAGATAGTAATTTTACTAAAGGAATCTCTACAGAGTAACTTCCTGTGTAAGATGGACACATTAGGCAATCATCAAAATAATACTCTACATAAGTTTCGTTTAAAACAAAATTGTTTTTATGCTCGAAAAAATCGTCTTGAGAGAGTTCCCAACAATCGTAAAAGAGTTCTCCTTTGCTTATTTTACTATTTATCTCTTCGTTTATTAACGCTCTAAACTCTTCTTCTGTGCCTTCTAAAAAGAAGTCTTCATAAGTCATAAATACACCTCTATTTAAATCAAAATTCACGCAATCGAAAGAATAGCTTGGATGTAACGTGCCAGAGTAAAAATTTTCTTTGTAAAAAACAACACTCACCAAATCGTCATTAACATTATAAATTTTATAATTAATTAATCGGTTTTCTTTAAACTTTAATAATGCTATACTATCACAT includes these proteins:
- a CDS encoding ABC transporter ATP-binding protein, which produces MKTILEARHINKFFRKPVEFHVLKDINFKISEGEFTSIMGKSGCGKSTLLYILSTMDTDYEGELFLNNELITGQSRNKLSYIRNKHIGFVFQFHYLLSEFSVLENVMLPAKKLAEKSLQEIEYDAIQKLKILNIEHLAKKRASRISGGEKQRVAIARAIINNPSIIMGDEPTGNLDSHNADNVFNIFKQLSEEQNLSLLIVTHDDDFAKRTDRIIEMGDGRIIS
- a CDS encoding FtsX-like permease family protein, producing MINWKVILNIAKTHLLTKIKQTLTAALGVTFGICAYITLVSFMTGLNSMLDDLILNQTPHIHIYNEIEPTKKQPISLYTDFENSINIIHSIKPKHTQKKIHNAVPIISYLKKNENVLGVLPQIKTQIFYIAGPIELGGNLIGIQPVEEATYFNMSDYIVEGSAEALQNTDNSILLGIGIANKMALKVGDRVQVSPINGGLFPLKIVGFYQSGIADLDAIQSFTNIKTVQRILGETQNYITDINVKLHDIDKALPLSKKIEKQFNLTAIDINTANAQFETGTNIRNLITYAVSLTLLIVAGFGIYNILNMLIYEKMNDIAILKATGFSGKDVQLIFMSQAMIIGFVGGVLGLLLGLIFTNIINTIPFKTEALPTVETYPIDFNIWYYIIGFTFAIISTFLAGYLPSKKAKKIDPIEIIRGQ
- a CDS encoding efflux RND transporter periplasmic adaptor subunit, whose amino-acid sequence is MHSKIIVILLIFATFSCSKNEEKILPKKRTITESVYTSATIQPDSLYKVYAAVAGLLDKNMVEEGAIVSKNQPIIQVINNTPKLNTDNAKLALDFAKENYSGSTAILDAIKDEISAVKLSLSNDSINFYRQKNLWEQKIGSKVQLDTKKLTYELSQNNLKLLVSKYNRTKKELQNAVNRANNNYKSSLITTKDFTVTSAINGKIYALYKESGEIVNTIEPLAAIGSAKNFLIKLLVDEVDIVKINKGQKTLITLDAYANEIFTGKISKIYPQKDERNQTFTLEAIFDMPPKTLYPGLSGEANIIILQKENALTIPKSYLIENNKVKTDNGIITIETGLLNMEFIEVLSGVTAKTYLYKPTE
- the deoC gene encoding deoxyribose-phosphate aldolase translates to MKEINKYIDHTLLKPTATRDDILKLCDEAKQYNFYSVCVNSYWVTCAFNALKNSKIKVCATVGFPLGAASTKAKIEEAKKAIKDGADEIEMVMNIGLFKSELTKEVRRDISAVKKAIGDHILKVIIETCYLNKYEIRIVCDICKMANADYIKTSTGFGSNGAQLKDIQMIRSAIGDNTKIKASGGIYNKEEAVSFIHAGADRIGTTKGIDIVFSAKEKEL
- the trxA gene encoding thioredoxin, which encodes MKNNFNSIIDSDTPVLVDFFAEWCGPCKALAPILKQVKENLGDSVKIIKIDVDKNKALASKYNVRGVPTLLLFKNKKQIWRQSGVLQKDVIINVINAHK
- a CDS encoding DUF998 domain-containing protein, encoding MRLFGVIYAIIYLLFLAVMFLLPLFSFQGYSIIENSVSELGSQNAPGNWIANSVIILLGTATFFLGIKTLKTNVLQNIGLFFFCFSFILTGIFEMAGPFYKIYNYNYTQDAFHSMFSSITGFAFCLFCLLFLLVLKETNDKIKTILMFLLALVSSYLMLEFPEYKGLTQRILFIGAFSWLFYALIDFKRKEKLLDLQKERRLY
- a CDS encoding RsiV family protein codes for the protein MKHLIIILVLALVFSCKTDTKEEKTEIVEDTIELYEEKVDSTVISTPDIIQDKSIAIELKQNKLIEKEDERQSLESLIIEKKYLKEKEGYSIDFTYPLLNEKQNLKYANFNDYINDYYVDITGTEAAILKSKALCDSIALLKFKENRLINYKIYNVNDDLVSVVFYKENFYSGTLHPSYSFDCVNFDLNRGVFMTYEDFFLEGTEEEFRALINEEINSKISKGELFYDCWELSQDDFFEHKNNFVLNETYVEYYFDDCLMCPSYTGSYSVEIPLVKLLSVIKKYDLNPLVF